From a single Streptomyces misionensis genomic region:
- a CDS encoding STAS domain-containing protein: MTGYFPAEFSVEITEHPAGCTVRIAGELDYDTSDELVETVVRHLRGRRHTGEVRLDFGGLTWIDSSGLSALLMIHRTTSALGAALRLDNRPGFLDHRLRLTDILDHLTGPVRAGGLPGSEGEGDHTRAGVS, encoded by the coding sequence ATGACCGGTTACTTTCCCGCCGAGTTCAGCGTGGAGATCACGGAGCATCCCGCCGGCTGCACCGTGCGCATCGCGGGTGAGCTGGACTACGACACGAGCGACGAACTGGTGGAGACCGTCGTCCGGCATCTGCGCGGCCGCAGGCACACCGGCGAGGTACGGCTGGACTTCGGCGGCCTGACCTGGATCGACTCCTCCGGCCTCTCCGCCCTGCTGATGATCCACCGGACCACCAGCGCGCTCGGCGCCGCCCTGCGCCTGGACAACCGGCCGGGCTTCCTCGACCACCGGCTGCGCCTCACCGACATCCTCGATCACCTCACCGGTCCCGTGCGTGCCGGGGGCCTGCCCGGCTCCGAGGGGGAAGGCGACCACACCCGGGCCGGGGTTTCCTGA
- a CDS encoding NAD(P)/FAD-dependent oxidoreductase: MNVPGRRSASARAPRPGRDRLARSLPAPSGAARAEGSGVPGVAVVGGGVAGLTAATALAERGVRVTVYEREDQLGGRLAGWPTRLADGTAVTMSRGFHAFFRQYYNLRALLRRTDPSLDRLTGLPDYPLRHGSGRQDGFRHVPRTPPLSALGFAALSGSFGVRELARMRPRAALPLFDVRVPEVYERFDHVSAYDFLEAIRFPPAARHLAFEVFSRSFFADPRQLSAAEMALMFHIYFLGSAEGLLFDVPREPFPQALWDPLATRLRGLGALLRTGTAVEAVSPRPAGGFTVTAAGGEELLYDAVVLAPDPGGLRSLVARCGGLGDAEWRERVARLRTAPPFLVARLWLDRPVRPDRPGFLGTSGFGPLDNVSVVSGWEGEAARWTAGTGGSVVELHAYALAEDADPATVRKELLDQLNRLYPETRRAGVVDARHEWRADCPLFPVGGHADRPTVETPTPGLVVAGDTVRTGLPVALMERAATSGFLAANTLLRRWGLRGHALWTVPDRGRTALLRWAAARAGGGG; this comes from the coding sequence ATGAACGTTCCGGGCCGCCGCTCCGCATCCGCCCGCGCGCCGCGGCCCGGCCGGGACCGGCTGGCCCGGTCGCTGCCCGCGCCGTCCGGCGCCGCGCGCGCCGAGGGGTCCGGTGTGCCGGGCGTGGCCGTCGTCGGTGGCGGCGTCGCCGGCCTGACCGCGGCGACCGCGCTGGCCGAGCGGGGCGTGCGCGTCACCGTGTACGAGCGCGAGGACCAGCTGGGCGGACGGCTCGCGGGGTGGCCCACCCGGCTGGCCGACGGCACGGCGGTGACGATGAGCCGCGGCTTCCACGCCTTCTTCCGGCAGTACTACAACCTGCGGGCCCTGCTGCGCCGCACGGACCCGTCGCTGGACCGGCTGACCGGCCTGCCCGACTACCCCCTGCGGCACGGCAGCGGCCGGCAGGACGGCTTCCGGCACGTGCCGCGCACCCCGCCGCTGAGCGCGCTCGGGTTCGCGGCCCTGAGCGGCTCGTTCGGCGTGCGCGAGCTGGCCCGGATGCGTCCGCGCGCCGCGCTGCCGCTGTTCGACGTGCGGGTGCCGGAGGTGTACGAGCGGTTCGACCACGTCAGCGCGTACGACTTCCTGGAGGCCATCCGCTTCCCCCCGGCCGCGCGGCACCTGGCCTTCGAGGTGTTCTCCCGGAGCTTCTTCGCCGACCCCCGGCAGCTGTCGGCGGCGGAGATGGCGCTGATGTTCCACATCTACTTCCTCGGCTCGGCCGAGGGCCTGTTGTTCGACGTGCCCCGGGAGCCTTTCCCGCAGGCGCTGTGGGACCCGCTCGCCACACGGCTGCGGGGGCTCGGCGCACTGCTGCGCACCGGTACCGCCGTGGAGGCCGTCTCCCCGCGGCCGGCCGGCGGCTTCACGGTCACCGCCGCGGGCGGTGAGGAGCTGCTGTACGACGCCGTGGTGCTCGCCCCCGATCCGGGGGGCCTGCGTTCCCTGGTGGCCCGCTGCGGCGGGCTCGGCGACGCCGAGTGGCGCGAGCGCGTGGCCCGGCTGCGCACCGCACCGCCGTTCCTGGTCGCGCGTCTGTGGCTGGACCGGCCGGTGCGGCCGGACCGGCCCGGCTTCCTCGGCACCAGCGGCTTCGGCCCCCTGGACAACGTCAGCGTGGTCAGCGGCTGGGAGGGGGAGGCCGCCCGCTGGACCGCCGGGACCGGCGGCTCGGTCGTCGAGCTGCACGCCTACGCCCTGGCCGAGGACGCCGACCCGGCGACCGTGCGCAAGGAGCTGCTGGACCAGCTGAACCGGCTGTATCCGGAGACGCGCCGGGCCGGGGTGGTCGACGCCCGTCACGAGTGGCGGGCCGACTGCCCGCTCTTCCCCGTGGGCGGTCACGCCGACCGGCCCACCGTGGAGACACCCACGCCCGGTCTCGTCGTCGCGGGCGACACGGTCCGCACCGGCCTGCCGGTGGCGCTCATGGAACGGGCGGCCACCAGTGGTTTCCTCGCCGCCAACACCCTGCTGCGCCGCTGGGGGCTGCGCGGCCACGCCCTGTGGACGGTCCCGGACCGGGGCCGCACGGCGTTGCTGCGGTGGGCCGCGGCGCGCGCCGGGGGCGGCGGGTGA
- a CDS encoding MarR family winged helix-turn-helix transcriptional regulator: MTVTAFHRRPEPAEIARVTSTAAELLEVLWGRASTAPASASQLRLLHILEHNDGVNMRTLAESLASTPPATSRLFDRLQAVGFVERRHSPEDRREVRLGLSGRGRAFLADLRGRREAELRAVLELMPAAKRTALAEGLEAFCSTAAAQIHDEQAHGSGSKSA; the protein is encoded by the coding sequence GTGACCGTGACTGCCTTCCACCGCCGCCCGGAGCCCGCCGAGATCGCACGCGTGACCTCCACGGCCGCGGAGTTGCTGGAAGTCCTGTGGGGCCGGGCCTCCACCGCGCCCGCCTCGGCGTCCCAGCTGCGCCTGCTGCACATCCTGGAGCACAACGACGGCGTCAACATGCGCACGCTCGCCGAGTCGCTCGCCTCGACCCCGCCCGCGACCAGCCGGCTGTTCGACCGGCTCCAGGCGGTCGGCTTCGTGGAACGCCGGCACAGTCCGGAAGACCGGCGCGAGGTGCGCCTCGGGCTCAGCGGCCGGGGCCGCGCCTTCCTCGCCGACCTGCGCGGACGCCGGGAGGCGGAGCTGCGGGCGGTGCTCGAACTGATGCCCGCGGCGAAGCGGACCGCCCTCGCCGAAGGGCTCGAGGCGTTCTGCTCGACGGCGGCGGCGCAGATACACGACGAACAGGCGCACGGATCGGGCAGCAAGTCCGCCTGA
- a CDS encoding cobalamin B12-binding domain-containing protein, translated as MSRVAQAAPHRERLWEAVVAGDEYAGVAAVQEALAAGMDAETALLDVIAPVQEKVGEEWAADRISVAVEHAATAVNERVVAAVARMTAGDAGRAPRGRVTVGCVDGEWHAFPARLVTEVLRLRGWQVDYLGAQTPTPHLIAHLHHTDPRAVLLSGSLPPRLPAAHTAITACQAVGVPVLAGGRAFGRDGGYARSLGADAWAPDARGAADVLARGLPRPAPAAARQVVDDLPHLADQEYTLVVHSRGRLVKQTLADLEDRFHVVRSYTDVQRERTAEDIAHIVDFLACALYVDDAEVFATFLAWTAGILEARGVPARSLRAGLDLLAAQLHDFPRALRLLEEGNRALDARPGDLAAGPATRA; from the coding sequence GTGAGCAGGGTCGCCCAGGCTGCCCCGCATCGCGAGCGGCTGTGGGAAGCCGTCGTGGCCGGTGACGAGTACGCCGGCGTGGCCGCCGTCCAGGAGGCGCTGGCCGCCGGGATGGACGCGGAGACGGCGCTGCTGGACGTGATCGCCCCGGTGCAGGAGAAGGTCGGCGAGGAGTGGGCCGCCGACCGGATCAGTGTCGCGGTGGAGCACGCCGCCACGGCCGTCAACGAACGGGTGGTCGCCGCCGTGGCGCGCATGACGGCGGGCGACGCCGGCCGGGCGCCCCGCGGCCGGGTGACCGTCGGATGCGTGGACGGCGAGTGGCACGCCTTTCCGGCCCGGCTGGTGACCGAGGTGCTGCGGCTGCGCGGCTGGCAGGTGGACTACCTGGGCGCCCAGACGCCCACTCCGCACCTCATCGCCCATCTGCACCACACCGACCCGCGGGCCGTGCTGCTGTCCGGCTCGCTCCCGCCCCGGCTGCCGGCCGCCCACACGGCGATCACCGCCTGCCAGGCCGTCGGCGTCCCGGTCCTGGCCGGCGGCCGTGCCTTCGGCCGGGACGGCGGGTACGCCCGCTCGCTGGGGGCCGACGCATGGGCCCCGGACGCCCGCGGCGCGGCGGACGTGCTGGCGCGCGGCCTGCCGCGGCCGGCCCCGGCGGCGGCCCGGCAGGTGGTCGACGACCTGCCTCACCTGGCCGACCAGGAGTACACGCTGGTCGTCCACTCCCGCGGGCGGCTGGTGAAGCAGACCCTCGCCGACCTGGAGGACCGGTTCCACGTGGTGCGCTCCTACACCGACGTGCAGCGGGAACGGACGGCCGAGGACATCGCCCACATCGTCGACTTCCTGGCCTGCGCCCTCTACGTCGACGACGCCGAGGTGTTCGCCACGTTCCTCGCCTGGACCGCGGGCATACTGGAGGCGCGCGGTGTCCCGGCGCGTTCCCTGCGGGCGGGGCTGGACCTCCTCGCCGCCCAACTGCACGACTTCCCCCGGGCGTTGCGTCTCCTGGAGGAGGGGAACCGCGCCCTCGACGCCCGCCCCGGTGACCTCGCCGCCGGCCCCGCCACCCGCGCATGA
- a CDS encoding helix-turn-helix transcriptional regulator, translating to MDGVPEPHTGWTFLTNHARVLAAIADNQNARIRDIAAHCRLTERAVQKIIVDLEEEGYLSHTREGRGNTYRIDPGKILRHPAEAGLGLTVASLLSLLVQDEAHRFEPPAQPVPRHAGAARS from the coding sequence ATGGATGGAGTGCCCGAACCCCACACCGGATGGACGTTTCTGACCAATCACGCCCGCGTCCTCGCGGCCATCGCGGACAATCAGAACGCCCGCATCCGCGACATCGCCGCGCACTGCCGGCTCACGGAACGAGCCGTGCAGAAGATCATCGTCGATCTGGAGGAGGAGGGTTACCTCTCCCACACCCGGGAAGGGCGGGGGAACACCTACCGGATCGACCCCGGCAAGATCCTGCGCCACCCGGCCGAGGCCGGACTCGGCCTCACGGTCGCCTCGCTGCTGTCGCTGCTCGTTCAGGACGAGGCGCACCGCTTCGAGCCGCCCGCACAGCCCGTTCCCCGGCACGCGGGCGCCGCACGGTCGTAG
- a CDS encoding PP2C family protein-serine/threonine phosphatase, whose amino-acid sequence MKRFIAAERALRTAAPHHLLEALRRVLKEQYAAEAVEFLMADYGLSVLQPVSVPPRPSWPVSVFNTPAGRAFGSQRCHAEHCRDGRVRLHLPVTVRGDRIGVLSVTLPGPDHARQDEAELCEVAEVLGREVLVAERDTDVFVQARRKDRLTLAAEMQWQLLPGRAFSLPEYDLAAQLEPAYAIFGDNYDWSATADRLMLYVTNGMGEGMEASLLTTLAINALRNARRAGVSLADQAALADQAVYGHYRGRCHLSVLMFDFDVATGRVSVVDAGSPHLLRLRRGVVERITFDAQLPLGMFEETDYVAQEFEVEPGDRLVFVSDGVHAVASPLGEPYGDAALIRAIQSTRLLPAAEVPRTVLRELTGHRDGAEPEDDALVVCLDWRGRPDTH is encoded by the coding sequence GTGAAGAGATTCATCGCCGCCGAACGCGCCCTGCGGACGGCGGCCCCCCACCATTTGCTGGAAGCTCTCCGCCGCGTACTGAAGGAGCAGTACGCGGCGGAGGCCGTCGAGTTCTTGATGGCCGACTACGGCCTGAGCGTGCTCCAGCCGGTGTCCGTGCCGCCGCGGCCGTCCTGGCCGGTGTCGGTGTTCAACACACCGGCGGGCCGTGCCTTCGGCTCGCAGCGCTGCCACGCCGAGCACTGCCGGGACGGCCGGGTGCGGCTTCATCTGCCGGTCACCGTGCGGGGCGACCGGATCGGCGTGCTGTCCGTGACGCTGCCCGGCCCCGACCACGCCCGCCAGGACGAGGCGGAACTGTGCGAGGTCGCCGAGGTGCTGGGGCGTGAGGTCCTGGTGGCCGAGCGCGACACGGACGTGTTCGTGCAGGCGCGGCGCAAGGACCGGCTGACCCTCGCCGCCGAGATGCAGTGGCAGCTGCTGCCCGGCCGTGCGTTCTCGCTGCCCGAGTACGACCTGGCCGCCCAACTGGAGCCCGCCTACGCCATCTTCGGCGACAACTACGACTGGTCGGCCACCGCCGACCGGCTGATGCTGTACGTCACCAACGGCATGGGCGAGGGGATGGAGGCGTCCTTGCTGACCACCCTGGCCATCAACGCCCTGCGCAACGCGCGGCGGGCCGGTGTCTCCCTCGCCGACCAGGCCGCCCTCGCGGACCAGGCCGTCTACGGCCACTACCGCGGACGCTGCCATCTGTCCGTCCTGATGTTCGACTTCGACGTGGCCACCGGGCGGGTGAGCGTGGTGGACGCCGGCTCCCCCCATCTGCTGCGGCTGCGGCGCGGCGTGGTGGAGCGGATCACGTTCGACGCCCAGCTGCCCCTCGGCATGTTCGAGGAGACCGACTACGTGGCCCAGGAGTTCGAGGTCGAGCCGGGGGACCGGCTGGTCTTCGTCAGCGACGGGGTGCACGCGGTGGCCTCGCCCCTGGGGGAGCCCTACGGGGACGCCGCCCTGATCCGGGCGATCCAGTCCACCCGGCTGCTGCCCGCGGCGGAGGTGCCGCGCACCGTCCTGCGCGAGCTGACCGGCCACCGGGACGGGGCCGAGCCGGAGGACGACGCGCTCGTGGTCTGCCTGGACTGGCGGGGCCGGCCGGACACGCACTGA
- a CDS encoding MSMEG_6728 family protein has protein sequence MQTFLPDSDFRRSAQLLDRRRLGKQRVEALQVLRGLTVPGYGWRRHPAVRMWSGYEEALVRYGLEVCRVWRERGHQDGCAASLVAGYEAARPGGRVRGQSALAAAGELPPWLGDEAFHRSHQSALVRKDRDAYASEFPGVPDDLPYVWPASDREGRDDGGVRRSP, from the coding sequence ATGCAGACGTTCCTGCCCGACTCCGACTTCCGGCGCTCGGCGCAGCTCCTCGACCGGCGCCGGCTGGGCAAACAGCGGGTCGAGGCGTTGCAGGTCCTGCGCGGCCTGACCGTGCCCGGCTACGGCTGGCGCAGGCACCCGGCCGTGCGCATGTGGAGCGGCTACGAGGAGGCCCTGGTCCGCTACGGCCTGGAGGTCTGCCGGGTCTGGCGCGAGCGCGGGCACCAGGACGGCTGTGCGGCCTCCCTGGTCGCCGGGTACGAGGCCGCCCGGCCGGGCGGCCGCGTCCGTGGCCAGTCCGCGCTCGCCGCCGCCGGGGAGCTGCCACCGTGGCTGGGCGACGAGGCCTTCCACCGCAGCCACCAGTCCGCGCTCGTACGCAAGGACCGGGACGCGTACGCGTCCGAGTTCCCCGGCGTGCCCGACGACCTGCCGTACGTGTGGCCGGCCTCCGACCGGGAGGGCCGCGACGACGGCGGGGTCCGGCGGAGCCCCTGA
- a CDS encoding STAS domain-containing protein: MQDPVRHASLQLSPGRRPEGRGDGRGSLPPGLATASYTTEGPWTRVEIAGELDLDSGARLRDGLLAALATAERGLELDLDRLGFCDCAGLAVLMDLRRRAGLQDKAVVLRAAGPAVGRLLSLIGAQRLFTPALEVRN; this comes from the coding sequence ATGCAAGACCCCGTCCGTCACGCCTCTCTCCAGCTCTCTCCGGGCCGCCGCCCGGAGGGCCGGGGGGACGGGCGCGGCTCGCTGCCCCCCGGCCTGGCGACTGCCTCGTACACGACGGAGGGCCCCTGGACCCGGGTGGAGATAGCGGGCGAGCTGGACCTCGACTCCGGCGCCCGGCTCCGCGACGGCCTGCTCGCGGCGCTCGCCACGGCCGAGCGCGGCCTCGAACTGGACCTGGACCGGCTCGGCTTCTGCGACTGCGCGGGCCTGGCCGTCCTGATGGACCTGCGCCGGCGGGCCGGCCTCCAGGACAAGGCGGTGGTCCTCCGCGCCGCCGGTCCCGCGGTCGGCCGGCTGCTGTCCCTCATCGGCGCCCAGCGGCTCTTCACGCCCGCGCTGGAAGTGCGGAACTGA